Below is a window of Leisingera sp. NJS204 DNA.
AACCGGCTTTTCTTCGTTCTGGGGAGTTGCTGGCGCCGGAGTTTCAGGCTGCGGTTCCGCAATATCGGCGGGCTGAAACTGGCTGCCAGATCGAATACGGCGTGTGCTTTCCGTCACCTCTTCGACCGGCTGTTCCTCAGCTGAGGGCCATTGCAGAAAAGCGAGAACGCCAAGAAACGCGATGCCCGCGGCCACGCCGAGCTTTTTCCCCGTGTCCGAGCCGCCAGCCTTGGCTTTGCTGTCAGCAATCGAGGTGATACCACGTTCACCGTCCAGGGTCTGCCCATCGGTGGAGCTGTCTTGATCAATTGCCATTATTGGCTCCCTCCAATGACTTCGCGATTTACACGGTGGCTGGTTGTACTGGTGCTGATCGCCGTGTGTCCCTTGCCGACGCCTACGTTGTAGACGGCAGTGACTTCCCGCCCCAGGCGGAGGCGGATTTCATGGGCAACGCCATGCACAATAACCTCGTTGCGGTGAACAGTGGTGTTTGCCAGGCGCTCTTCACCGTCGGTTCCAACCATGTAGACGGACGGCAAGCGATTGCTGCGCTTGAAGGTTAGAACTGTCATATCTCCGTTGTCGTAGACGGTAGACGGCTGAAGATTGCGCGAGCCAGCTGCGAGATACTGCCAGTTTTTGGTTCCTGAGTGCGCCACGGAAGCCGACAGGCGGGAGCGCGCTGCTTGCTCCTGGGCTGCTTGCCTATCAGCTGCGCGCGCCTCCCGGCGGGCCTCGGCTTCATCGCGGGGATAGCGGAAACGCACCTGAAAATACACATCACGGTTGTTCACCATGATGTCGCCTTTGCGGGTGATCAGCTCGAACGAGTAAGTTCGGGTTGTTCCGTCGGAACGGACGGTCGCAATTTGAAGGTTTGTTGGGGGGTGAGCCTCACGGGCTTTCAGGTATAGGATGTTGCCTCGCGGCTTGAACTCCCAAGCGACGGTATCGCCGCCGCCAACGTCCAAGATTTCTTCGGATTGGGAGAATACAATTTGAACAGCCGTTCGCACCGTGCCGACGACACGCACCACGTCCCATTCATTGTAGTTGACCGACCGGACCCGGCTGTCCGAGGTACTGGGGTTAGGAACATCCAGCGAGAAGGCAGGGGAAGCGGCCAAGAGGCAGGCAGCGACGAGAGGAACAAAGCGTTTCATTGCACCACCTCCGGATCTGCGCGGTAGTCGGTGACGACAAAGCCGAGCGGGTTAATCATGCGGTCCTGTGAGCTGATTTCAGCCTGACCATCGAATGTGTAGGTAAGGGTCGCGACCCACTGGCTGCGCCGCTCCAGGTCCTCGTCCTCGTTCTTGGTGACGCGGTAAAAGCGAACCTGCGCCAGCCCGTCGTCCAGAAAGGAAACCGAACGAATTTGAACTTCGGCCTTGGTCTTTTTTCCGAAGATGTATTGCGGACTGTCCGGGTTCGATGCGTTGTAGTGTGCCGCAAATTCAGTCTGTTCTTCCGGGCCGGACATAATCTGCACATGGTCAAAAATGACGCTGCGCGCGGCATAGGAATAGCCTTCGCGTGTGCGGACGTAGAGCGCCAGAAAATACTTGGCGATGGCCTCGTTATAGACTTCCTGGCCGTCGGTAAGCGCCGTCATGACTTCCGGAACGCCGGTGGCTTCATCGACCCGGATAACGAATGGCTCAACCGTTTTCAGAGGGGCCAAGAAGGCGACGGCAGTGACGCTGGCGATTGCGATTAAGCTGGAAACCCCAGCTACGGACCAGGCCAACAGTTTTGACCGCTGCGCAGCAGAAAGTCTGTCCTGATCAAAGGTGCGGGCCTGGTTAAAATACTCCTGAAGCTCTTTATCACTCTGGATCATTGGTCGCTCCATTTCCTTTGACGCCAATCTCTGACTGCTTGCGCTGAAGCGCTTCCTGGTAGTCCCATTGTGTCGGATTGAGAGGGCGAACGATTGAACCTTGTACGGTGGGCAAAGGCGTAGTTGTTGCGCACCCTGCCACGCCAAGCAGGGCGAGAATGACGATCTGTTTCATAGAGGAACCTTGTTGTACGAGTTGAAGGAGCTGATTTGCTATTGCTTGGGAACTGAAATCATCGCCGTGATGCGCTCCCGCTTGAGCCGCCAGAGCCGCCAGAGCCACCGCCGCTAGATGGTTTTCCCAAGCTCTTTTCGACGGCTCTTTGAAGCATACCAGTCGAGGCTTGCGCCCCTGCCGAAAGACCTGATGCCATGGAAGGGATCAGCAGGAAGAAGATAATTCCGCAGGTAAGGCCAACGAGGAAAGCAAAGTATGCTCCTGTGGCATCAACCCCGTTTGTTTGAGCCGCAATATTCGCAATCAGTCCGGTCATTACAATCGCGAGAACGATCACCAAGAGTTTCACAAGAGCGAAATTGAGAATTTGGCTCAGCCAAGAGAAGAACCAGCTACGAGTGGCATCGAACAATGCGAAGCAGATAAACAAAGGGCCAATGGCGGATAAAATTGACAGAAAGAACGTAGTTGCCAGGGCCGCTGCAAGAGAAATGCCCGCAAACAACAACGCATACCCCATGATGAAGTAATAAACGACCTCACCGATAAGAGCGCCTGTCCAACCTTCAGAGGCGTGACGTTTAGCCGCTTCAGAGGCAAACAGATCAGCTTGCCTCATAACAGAGTCACCAGGAATTGTTCCGGCGCCGCCTGTTATGCCGTTGATAAACTCCGGAATACCTTGATTGATCGTGCTGCTGACCCACTGGGTGTAGTCACCGGCAGAAGATACCAGGCTCCAGATGATTGCCAACTTGATCCCGCGAATG
It encodes the following:
- a CDS encoding virB8 family protein, translated to MIQSDKELQEYFNQARTFDQDRLSAAQRSKLLAWSVAGVSSLIAIASVTAVAFLAPLKTVEPFVIRVDEATGVPEVMTALTDGQEVYNEAIAKYFLALYVRTREGYSYAARSVIFDHVQIMSGPEEQTEFAAHYNASNPDSPQYIFGKKTKAEVQIRSVSFLDDGLAQVRFYRVTKNEDEDLERRSQWVATLTYTFDGQAEISSQDRMINPLGFVVTDYRADPEVVQ
- a CDS encoding type IV secretion system protein — encoded protein: MIQGLYDSLIAAFTQQTDAVAAGMSGALAAPLTAAMTLYLILYGIAIMKGVIQEPVLDFAIRGIKLAIIWSLVSSAGDYTQWVSSTINQGIPEFINGITGGAGTIPGDSVMRQADLFASEAAKRHASEGWTGALIGEVVYYFIMGYALLFAGISLAAALATTFFLSILSAIGPLFICFALFDATRSWFFSWLSQILNFALVKLLVIVLAIVMTGLIANIAAQTNGVDATGAYFAFLVGLTCGIIFFLLIPSMASGLSAGAQASTGMLQRAVEKSLGKPSSGGGSGGSGGSSGSASRR
- the virB9 gene encoding P-type conjugative transfer protein VirB9, giving the protein MKRFVPLVAACLLAASPAFSLDVPNPSTSDSRVRSVNYNEWDVVRVVGTVRTAVQIVFSQSEEILDVGGGDTVAWEFKPRGNILYLKAREAHPPTNLQIATVRSDGTTRTYSFELITRKGDIMVNNRDVYFQVRFRYPRDEAEARREARAADRQAAQEQAARSRLSASVAHSGTKNWQYLAAGSRNLQPSTVYDNGDMTVLTFKRSNRLPSVYMVGTDGEERLANTTVHRNEVIVHGVAHEIRLRLGREVTAVYNVGVGKGHTAISTSTTSHRVNREVIGGSQ